The Streptomyces sp. A2-16 sequence GGAGTTGTGGCTGACCGGCGACCGCGGGACGGCGTACCTCCGCACCCCCGACGGCGTCGAGGCCTGGCCCCGGCTCACGGAGCAGGTGGCCTGCATGTGAGGCGAATTCACCGGCTGGCGTGCAGGGCGACCAGCAACTGCCAGACCTGGTCGGCGATGTCGGCGGCGGTCGCGTCGAGCAGACCGTGCAGCCAGTCGGCGAGGACGCCGGCGAAGGTGGCGGCGACCGCGGAGGCGACCAGGGGGGCGTCGGCGGCACCCGCCAGCTCGCGCTCCCGCAGGCTGTAGGCCCTCAGGTCCCGGTGCAGGACCCTGCCGAGGGGGCCGCCGCCGCCCGGCGCGAGCAGCGACCGGTACAGGGCGGCGTGCGGGGTGAGCGAGGCGAAGAACTCCACGAGCGCGGGCGGCGCGTGCACCGGGTCGGGCCGCCCGCGCCAGGCGTGCAGCGCCTCCACGCCGTCCCGTACGACGTCCGCGCAGGCGTCGACCGCGAGCGCCTCCAAGCCGTCGTAGTGCACGTAGAAGGTGGCCCGGCCGACCCCGGCGCGCCGCACCAGCGCGGCCACGCCGACCCCCTCCAGCGGCCGCTCGGCGCACTCCGCGAGCAGTGCCTCCCGCAGTCGCGCCCGGGTGCGGGCCGCCCGCGGATCCTCGGGTGCGGGGCGCGTCACTGCGCCACGAGGACGGCGGCCAGGGCGAGGGCGCCGGGCAACGCCTGCGCGGCGAGGATCCGGACGTTGGCGGTGACGGCGCCGTAGACCCCGGCGACGATCACGCACACCAGGAAGAACACCTGCGCCCGGAACCCGGTCGGATCCCCGGCCACGAGCCCCCACACCAGGCCCGCGGCGAGGAAGCCGTTGTACAGCCCCTGGTTGGCGGCCATCGCGGCAGTGGCCCGGGCCATCTCCGGGTCGAACCCGTGAAAGGACATCCCCGGCTTCTTCTGCCACAGGAACATCTCCATCACCAGGATGTACACATGCAGCGCCGCCACCAGGCCGACCAGCACGTTCGCCACGATCTCCATCAGCTTCCCCACTTCTTGGACGTGTGTCCACTATAGCTGGACACCTGTCCAGGAAGTCCACTGTCAGTGCCGGCCGCTAGCGTGCGCGCCATGACCACCGACGAAGACCTGACCGTCCGCCGCGCCCGCCCCGACGACATCCCGGGGCTCGTCGCCTCCAGCGCGGGCCTGTTCGCCGAGGACGCCGGAACCAGGGACACGAGCGTCAACGCCGACTGGCCGCGCGAGCACGGGGCCGCGTCGTACACGGACACCCTGGCGGATCCGGCACGGCTGGTCCTGGTGGTGGTTCACGAGGGCGAGGTGGTCGGCCATCTGACGGGGACCC is a genomic window containing:
- a CDS encoding TetR/AcrR family transcriptional regulator, encoding MTRPAPEDPRAARTRARLREALLAECAERPLEGVGVAALVRRAGVGRATFYVHYDGLEALAVDACADVVRDGVEALHAWRGRPDPVHAPPALVEFFASLTPHAALYRSLLAPGGGGPLGRVLHRDLRAYSLRERELAGAADAPLVASAVAATFAGVLADWLHGLLDATAADIADQVWQLLVALHASR
- a CDS encoding DUF1304 domain-containing protein, which gives rise to MEIVANVLVGLVAALHVYILVMEMFLWQKKPGMSFHGFDPEMARATAAMAANQGLYNGFLAAGLVWGLVAGDPTGFRAQVFFLVCVIVAGVYGAVTANVRILAAQALPGALALAAVLVAQ